Genomic segment of Acidobacteriota bacterium:
GCGTCGGCAAGAGCTCGATACTGCGCGCCGGCCTGATGCCGAAGCTCAAGGCCCAGGGGCATCGGGTTTTCGTCATCCGCAGTTTCACGGACCCGGTTCACCAGATGGTGACCGCGCTTTCCGGTGTTGGCGGCGTCGAGGCAAGCTGCGATCAGAGCCCCGATCAATTGATCCAATTGATCCAGTTGATCCGAACAGTTGACGATGGCCGTCACGTGATCTTCTTCCTCGATCAGTTTGAAGAATTCTTCTCGCTGCTTTCGGAGGACGCGAGGCGGCATTTCCTGAGCGTCGCCGGCGAGCTTGCCTCCGCTGATTTGCCGGTCAGATTGGTGTTCGCCTTGCGCGAGGACCTTCTCGCAGAGATGAGTCAGCTAAAGACGGCGATACCTGAGATCTTTCATCACGAGTACCGGCTCAAGCGTCTGAGCCGCGCGCAGGCGGAGCTTGCGATCACCGGTCCGGCGCGTTCCGTCGGTTGCCGCTACGAGACTCAGCTAGTAGATCGATTGTTGGCCGACATAGGAGACGCGGGTGGCGTCGATCCGCCGCAGTTGCAGATCGTCTGCGACAACCTTTACGACTCGAGGGACGAGGCGTGCGCGATCTCGCTTGAAGCCTACGAACGGCTGGGCGGCGCGGCGCAGATTCTGGCCGGTTACCTCGACCGAGTCATGCGCCGTTTTGACGCCGACGACCTGCAAGCCGCAAGGCGAATCCTCACGGCGCTCATCTCTGAAGGCGGACAGCGGCTTGTTCTCAAAGCGGCGGAAGTCGAGGCGCGGATTGGAAACAACTGCGTTGATGATCCTGCAACGAAACTGCTGATCGAAGAACTTGTAGCCGCCCGGGTGTTGCGCCGCCGCCGTCAGGATGGCGCGGCGTGGATCGAGCTTGCGCACGATTTTCTGACGCCCGAAGTTTTGCGCTGGCTGACCGCGGACGAGGTTGCGCTCAAGCGGGCTCGCGGGGTCATCGAGCGCGCGATGGAGAACTATCAAGCGCACAGCTTGTTGATCGATGCAGACGCGGTCGATCTTGTGATGCGTTTCGGCGAGCAGCTTGGGTTGACCGGAGAAGAAGCTGACTTGCTGATGACCAGTGTGTTGAATCGCGCTCGGCCCGCGCCAGACTGGTTGGTTAAGGCGTCTCCTCGCGCCGCGGCGTTAATCGCGAACGCAAGCGAGAACGCCGGTTCGGAGGTGCGATTGCGCGCCGTTGAAGCAGCGGCCCTTTTGCGCACCGCGGATATGAAAGCTCTGTTGCGCAAGCTCGCGCTTTGGGATCGGGACTTGATGGTCAGGAAGTTTGCCGGCATCGCGCTCGCCGAGTGGATCGGAACGGCCGTCGAACGAGCGCTTTCCGATTGCAACGACGGAGCGCGCGCCGGGCCGATTCGGCAGGCCATGAGCCTCGCGATGGTCCGCGATCACAACAAGCAGCTTGTCCGGCTTTCACGTCTGTCTATTCCAGTGAGCCTGCTGGTTATCGGCGGGCTGATGTGGGTGCGGCTTCGCAGGGACGGCGCCCGGATCGTGCGGCGTGGGATCGGCGGAATGTTAGGAGGGGCCGCTTCGGGTATTGCAGGCGGCGTGATATTGGGCACAGGACTGGGCATTGTTCGCGAAGCGACGGCGGCTGAAGCCGCTGAGCTGGTGCTGGTATTAGTGACGCTTGGCTTCTTCATCGGCGCGGTTGGTGGGCTCGGCGTGAGTTTCGGAATGATCTCCCTTGCTCACGTCGCGTATCGTCACAGCAAGTGGTGGTCTGTAGTCGGCGGCGCCGCGGGCGGCGCGGTTGTCGGAGGCAGCACCAAACTGCTCGGCGTGGACACCGTGAGGGCGTTGTTCGGTCAGAGTCCGGCGGGAATAACCGGAGCGTTCGAGGGCGCGGTTATAGGAGCCGGCTTATCGCTTGGGGTGGTGCTTGCGGCCACGCTGATACGGCGCTCGCGTCCGTGGCAGCGAGTCCTGGGTGCAAGCATCGGAGCGATGTGCGCCGGTGTGCTGCTAACGGTGATCGGCGGAAACCTTTTCAGCGCGAGCCTCGAAATCGTAGCGCGGCTGTTTGCGAATTCGCAGATCAGGATGGACCGGCTCGCGCCGCTCTTCGGCGAAGTGCACTTTGGTCAAACGACTCAGATCGTTATGGGCGCGATTGAAGGGATGTTGTTCGGCGCGGGTGTCGCGAGCGGAATAGAGATTTCCGGCCGCGGTCAACGTGAAAGGCGGCTCACGGCCGAGAGTGGCGAGCGCCGCGAGGGTGGACGCTGGCAATAAAGGACATTCTCGCTTAGGTTCATATCACCGCAGAAGGTAACGCGGTTCGCCGCGCCACCCCATCGACTCACTTCGATTGGCAGCCTATCGCTCCGCATCATTTCATTTCATTGGAATGTCGGATTTCTCTAAGCGGCATAACTTCAACTTACACGAATTGGGCTCCTGGTTCGAACGTTCACCGAGTCAGAGTCAGCAGCTCCTCGATCGAACGGATGCTCATGCAGGCCGCTTTTGAGTTTAGGTCGAATGGATCGTATAGGATTGGCAACAGACCCGCGTTCCGAGCGCCTACTACATCAACCCAATAAAGATCGCCAACGTACGCCGCCTCACTGGGAGGGACATCCGCGCGGTCGGTCGCCAATCGAAAGATCCCAGGACTCGGCTTTTCGACGCCGACGTGAAAAGAGTCGATGAAGAAATCAAAATAGCTCGCCAGCCCGGCTTGTTCAAACGCGCTCTCGATTCGCCCGTCGCTGTTCGATACGACTCCGAGAATCAGGCCGCGCGCTTTCAACGCGGTCAGAGCTGCAGCAGTAGTTTCATCCGACTGACGCCAGAGCATCTCGCTTTGCGCAAGCCTCAGGACACACTCGACCGCAGCAGCGAGCTGTTCCTTCGACACACCGACCTCAGGCAACAGCGTTGAGTAAAACTCTCGCTTGAGTGTCTCGGTAGAGCCGGCTCCGGCCGCGACCAGCTCTGCCACTCGACGCATCCCCAGAAACTGGGCCTTCCGAAAATTGTCCGCGAACAGTTCAACGCTTAGCTCTGAGCTGACGGCATCACAAATGTAAGAGGAGTCGAGGTGGATCAGCGTTCCACCGGCGTCGAAGAAGATGGCTTTGAGGCGTCGAGGGTGGGCCGCTGATTCTGTTGAGCCCTCAATCGGGACGGCCCCGTGCTGCATTCGGTCTATCGGCATGGAGAAACGCTGGCGGTTATGTCTGCGTCCTTCAAGCTGTAGCTCATTCCCTGCGAGAATAGCTCGATAGCCGTCTTACCCGTGTGAGTGCAGACGTTCAGCTTGGCCCACACGTCATGATTCTCGCTAGCGTCATGCAGGATGAGCTTGCAGCCGCGGACTTTGATCTTGCCAACGCCCTCAATAGTGAATCCGCTGGCGCAATCCGTGAAGCTGTAGTCTCCAGTGGCCGAATCCAGTTGGAGCACGCAGGTGTCGTTCTGCAGGTGCATATCAAAGGACTTGGTAGTGATGTCACCGAAATCGTAGCGGGCAAGCGCAAACCCCGATCCCTTGGTTACATCGTAAGCGGCTCCCGCCGCGACGACCTTTCCATTGGATTGGAGTCCCAGGGCAAAGGCTCGGTCGCTGGGCGTAAAGTCGGTAGTAATTATGCCGCCTGATCCGAAGCCTGGATCAAGGCTGCCGTTTGAGTTGTAGCGAGAGAGAGCAAAGTCGCCGTCCGGGGTGTTAGGGACGGCAAGCCCTGCCGCGATGACCTTGCCGTTGGGCTGAATGGCGACGGCATCAGCACAGATCAGGACACCTTGGGTGATAACTTTGCCGCCTGAGCCAAAGCTCGAATCGAGACTTCCGTCTTTGTTATAACGTGCGAGACCGAATCCAATGTCATCGCGCGAAGCAGAAACATAAGTAGAGACGTCTCCAGCTAAGACTATCTTGCCGTCAGGTTGGAGAGCGAGCCCGGCGAGGAAGTCCGGCAAACCGGCGAAGTCGGTGACGACTTTGCCGCCGGAGCCAAAGGTGGAATCCAGGCTGCCGTCTTTGTTGTAGCGCGCGAGGGCAAAATCGTTCTGCGCACCTTCGGTGTATGTGTCTCCCCCGGCGACTATTCTCCCGTCAGGCTGGATCGCCATTGCGGTGATGAGGTCGTATGCGCCGAAGTCAGTAGCGACCTTGCCCCCCGAACCAAACGTCGCGTCGAGGCTGCCGTCGATGTTGTAGCGTGCAACTCCAAAGTCGACTTGGACTTCAGACGGGCCGCTGAAAGTC
This window contains:
- a CDS encoding winged helix-turn-helix domain-containing protein, translated to MSQVSTSVSSYRFDDFFLDAGNRQLSRNREPVALNSKYLDVLVLLVSRAGQLVEKQRIFEEVWDGVFVTDAALTQCIKDIRKQLGDDASSPRYIKTVPKHGYVFIGNVIEADEQPAPGYDAPTLGANAGDRPRRAPGAARPYKFLDYYSEQDASLFFGREHEVEAICSQILAHRSFILHGRSGVGKSSILRAGLMPKLKAQGHRVFVIRSFTDPVHQMVTALSGVGGVEASCDQSPDQLIQLIQLIRTVDDGRHVIFFLDQFEEFFSLLSEDARRHFLSVAGELASADLPVRLVFALREDLLAEMSQLKTAIPEIFHHEYRLKRLSRAQAELAITGPARSVGCRYETQLVDRLLADIGDAGGVDPPQLQIVCDNLYDSRDEACAISLEAYERLGGAAQILAGYLDRVMRRFDADDLQAARRILTALISEGGQRLVLKAAEVEARIGNNCVDDPATKLLIEELVAARVLRRRRQDGAAWIELAHDFLTPEVLRWLTADEVALKRARGVIERAMENYQAHSLLIDADAVDLVMRFGEQLGLTGEEADLLMTSVLNRARPAPDWLVKASPRAAALIANASENAGSEVRLRAVEAAALLRTADMKALLRKLALWDRDLMVRKFAGIALAEWIGTAVERALSDCNDGARAGPIRQAMSLAMVRDHNKQLVRLSRLSIPVSLLVIGGLMWVRLRRDGARIVRRGIGGMLGGAASGIAGGVILGTGLGIVREATAAEAAELVLVLVTLGFFIGAVGGLGVSFGMISLAHVAYRHSKWWSVVGGAAGGAVVGGSTKLLGVDTVRALFGQSPAGITGAFEGAVIGAGLSLGVVLAATLIRRSRPWQRVLGASIGAMCAGVLLTVIGGNLFSASLEIVARLFANSQIRMDRLAPLFGEVHFGQTTQIVMGAIEGMLFGAGVASGIEISGRGQRERRLTAESGERREGGRWQ
- a CDS encoding HAD-IA family hydrolase: MPIDRMQHGAVPIEGSTESAAHPRRLKAIFFDAGGTLIHLDSSYICDAVSSELSVELFADNFRKAQFLGMRRVAELVAAGAGSTETLKREFYSTLLPEVGVSKEQLAAAVECVLRLAQSEMLWRQSDETTAAALTALKARGLILGVVSNSDGRIESAFEQAGLASYFDFFIDSFHVGVEKPSPGIFRLATDRADVPPSEAAYVGDLYWVDVVGARNAGLLPILYDPFDLNSKAACMSIRSIEELLTLTR
- a CDS encoding delta-60 repeat domain-containing protein, which translates into the protein MKQLHTHSAAAFIAVAITALVLAVGPLGRVNAGVGELDPQFGNGGKVFTHLAFGDRVTCLAFQPDGKIIAGGASGSRPIYDAFDFTLVRYQADGSLDLSFGFGGKVITDFLGDEDYVNAVAVQADGKIVAAGRARKGVVIYFGLARYNTDGSLDATFGSGGKLLTNFFGYGGDALAMAIQPDGRIVAAGRTFSGPSEVQVDFGVARYNIDGSLDATFGSGGKVATDFGAYDLITAMAIQPDGRIVAGGDTYTEGAQNDFALARYNKDGSLDSTFGSGGKVVTDFAGLPDFLAGLALQPDGKIVLAGDVSTYVSASRDDIGFGLARYNKDGSLDSSFGSGGKVITQGVLICADAVAIQPNGKVIAAGLAVPNTPDGDFALSRYNSNGSLDPGFGSGGIITTDFTPSDRAFALGLQSNGKVVAAGAAYDVTKGSGFALARYDFGDITTKSFDMHLQNDTCVLQLDSATGDYSFTDCASGFTIEGVGKIKVRGCKLILHDASENHDVWAKLNVCTHTGKTAIELFSQGMSYSLKDADITASVSPCR